From one Tetragenococcus osmophilus genomic stretch:
- a CDS encoding YlbG family protein yields MDKEETFTIQKRRGLIVWVYSLKQLKNLRRYGFVHYVSQKMKYVVLYVNEEDMEKSIEKLNRLHFVRSVDISHRPDIDMNFAEKIGTKAAFQVQEDIEEDDSNEQ; encoded by the coding sequence TTGGATAAAGAAGAAACATTTACTATTCAAAAAAGACGTGGACTTATTGTATGGGTATATAGTTTAAAACAACTAAAAAATTTACGACGCTATGGTTTTGTACATTATGTGTCTCAAAAGATGAAATATGTAGTTTTGTATGTAAATGAAGAAGATATGGAAAAAAGCATTGAGAAATTAAATCGTCTTCACTTTGTACGCAGCGTTGATATTTCTCATCGTCCTGATATTGATATGAATTTTGCAGAGAAAATTGGTACAAAAGCAGCTTTTCAGGTGCAAGAAGATATAGAAGAAGACGATTCTAACGAACAATAG
- the rsmD gene encoding 16S rRNA (guanine(966)-N(2))-methyltransferase RsmD translates to MRVISGNYRKMALKSLSKDTTRPTTDKIKESLFNMLGPYFNGEQVLDLYSGSGALAIEAVSRGAKKAVCVEKYFPALKIIQENIQLTKEEQKFVTLKQPAKKALLQLADDNATFDLVFLDPPYAKQTILQDIQQLLNLDLLTKESRIVCETDKSVELPEKIQTLQCIRQQNYGITKITIYRNEAEE, encoded by the coding sequence TTGCGTGTAATATCTGGAAATTATCGGAAAATGGCGTTAAAAAGTTTATCTAAAGATACAACACGCCCGACAACTGATAAGATTAAGGAATCATTATTTAATATGTTAGGTCCTTACTTTAATGGTGAACAAGTATTAGACCTTTATTCTGGTAGCGGAGCTTTAGCTATTGAAGCTGTTTCTAGAGGAGCAAAAAAAGCAGTATGTGTTGAAAAATATTTTCCGGCTTTGAAAATAATTCAAGAAAATATTCAATTAACGAAAGAAGAGCAAAAATTTGTTACTTTAAAACAACCAGCAAAAAAAGCTCTTTTACAACTTGCTGATGATAATGCGACTTTTGATTTGGTTTTTTTAGACCCGCCTTATGCCAAGCAAACGATTTTGCAAGATATTCAACAATTATTGAACTTAGACTTATTAACAAAAGAGAGTCGTATCGTTTGTGAAACTGACAAAAGTGTTGAGTTGCCTGAAAAAATACAAACATTGCAATGTATACGTCAGCAAAACTATGGCATTACAAAAATCACCATTTATAGAAATGAGGCAGAGGAATGA